Proteins encoded together in one Salmo trutta chromosome 3, fSalTru1.1, whole genome shotgun sequence window:
- the LOC115181702 gene encoding phosphatidylinositide phosphatase SAC1-B — MATAYEKFNLHTTPEKFYIEACDDGSNDVLSIDRVSTEMILTVRKDIPPHAVTRPICGIMGTIRLVAGTYLIVITKKKKVGDLLGHAVWKAMDFDVISYKKTVLHLTDNQMQDNKAFLSMINSVLLTDGFYFATDYDLTHTLQRLANTSPEFQEMSLLERADQRFVWNGHLLREFMPQPELHRFAYPVVHGFIIMKSCCINGKIFDWNIISRRSCFRAGVRYYVRGIDSEGHAANFVETEQIVQYSGGKASFVQTRGSIPFYWSQRPNLKYKPKPQISKTIDHLDGFQRHFDSQIIIYGKQVILNLIDQKGSEKQLEQAFDKMVSSLGNRMVKYIAFDFHKECSRMRWHRLQILVDMVTEMQDEYGYFLVDVDGNVLVQQEGMFRSNCMDCLDRTNVIQSLLARRSLQSQLERLGVLHMGQRIEDQADFEKIYKNAWADNANACAKQYAGTGALKTDFTRTGKRTQWGLVMDGWNSMIRYYKNNFSDGFRQDSIDLFLGNYSIDEADMTTPLHETKDWKFLTLPIIMVVAFSMCIICLLMAGDTWTETLAYVLFWGTASFVTAGVILFNGREFVDAPKLVQKEKMD; from the exons TGAGGAAGGACATTCCTCCCCATGCGGTCACCAGGCCAATATGTGGGATCATGGGAACTATCCGTCTGGTGGCAG GCACGTACCTCATCGTTATCACAAAGAAGAAGAAGGTGGGTGACCTGTTGGGCCATGCCGTGTGGAAGGCTATGGACTTTGATGTTATCTCTTACAAGAAGACTGTGCTGCACCTGACAGACAACCAG ATGCAGGACAACAAAGCCTTCCTGTCCATGATCAACAGTGTTCTGCTCACAGACGGCTTCTACTTTGCTACAGACTACGACCTGACCCACACTCTGCAGAGACTTGCCAACACCAGCCCTGAGTTCCAGGAGATGAGCCTGCTGGAAAGG GCAGATCAACGGTTTGTGTGGAATGGTCACCTGTTGAGAGAATTCATGCCACAGCCAGAG CTGCACAGGTTTGCTTACCCAGTTGTCCACGGCT TCATCATTATGAAGTCCTGCTGCATCAATGGGAAGATCTTTGACTGGAACATCATCTCCAGGCGGAGCTGCTTCAGGGCTGGAGTACGTTACTACGTCAGAG GCATTGACTCAGAGGGTCATGCAGCTAACTTTGTGGAGACGGAGCAGATTGTCCAGTACAGCGGGGGCAAGGCCTCATTCGTTCAGACCCGAGGCTCCATCCCCTTCTACTGGTCCCAAAGACCCAACCTCAAGTACAAACCAAAACCTCAGATCAGCAAAACCATCGACCAT CTGGATGGCTTCCAAAGGCATTTTGACTCGCAGATCATTATTTATGGAAAGCAAGTGATTTTAAATCTGATCGACCAGAAAGGCTCAGAGAAGCAATTGGAACAGGCTTTTGACAAAATGGTGTCCAGCTTGGGCAACCGCATGGTCAA GTACATAGCGTTTGACTTCCACAAGGAATGCAGTCGGATGAGGTGGCATCGCCTGCAAATCTTAGTCGATATGGTGACAGAGATGCAGGATGAGTATGG GTACTTCCTGGTTGATGTGGATGGGAACGTTCTGGTGCAACAGGAAGGGATGTTCCGCAGTAACTGCATGGACTGTCTGGACCGTACCAACGTCATCCAGAGTCTGCTGGCACGACGCTCACTGCAGTCACAGCTGGAG CGACTGGGAGTTCTCCACATGGGCCAGAGGATTGAAGATCAGGCCGACTTCGAGAAGATCTACAAAAATG CATGGGCAGACAATGCCAATGCGTGTGCCAAGCAGTATGCTGGCACAGGGGCCTTGAAGACAGACTTCacaag aacagggaAGAGGACACAATGGGGGCTGGTGATGGACGGCTGGAACTCCATGATCAGATACTACAAGAACAACTTCTCAGATGGCttcagacag GACTCCATTGATCTGTTCCTGGGTAACTATTCCATTGACGAGGCAGACATGACCACACCCCTTCATGAGACCAAAGACTGGAAGTTCCTCACG tTGCCCATTATCATGGTTGTGGCATTCTCCATGTGTATCATCTGCCTCCTCATGGCTG GTGACACGTGGACGGAGACCCTGGCGTATGTGCTGTTCTGGGGCACAGCTAGCTTCGTGACGGCCGGCGTCATCCTCTTCAATGGTCGGGAGTTTGTAGACGCGCCCAAGCTGGTCCAGAAGGAGAAGATGGACTGA